In Cupriavidus basilensis, one genomic interval encodes:
- a CDS encoding alpha/beta hydrolase → MNTTRNEIGPLAEDPATGLRYRLRKASEAAAAAPAARLLLLHGVGSNETSLAPVAMRIDPRVEVVLVQGPLTFGPGQHGFFEVSFAGGAPAINAAQAERSRQQLIAFVRALHAQDGALPARTVIAGFSQGGILSASVGLSAPADVAGFAVLSGRILPEIEPHLAPPEALAGLSAFIAHGELDNKLPVAWAERADQWLDALGVPHRSRRYPIGHELTADVVADFEQWLTSVLFPV, encoded by the coding sequence ATGAACACCACCCGCAATGAAATCGGCCCGCTGGCCGAAGACCCGGCGACCGGCCTGCGCTATCGCTTGCGAAAGGCGTCAGAGGCTGCGGCCGCAGCGCCTGCGGCGCGGCTCCTGCTGCTGCACGGCGTAGGCAGCAACGAGACCAGCCTCGCGCCGGTGGCCATGCGTATCGACCCGCGCGTGGAAGTGGTGCTGGTGCAAGGCCCGCTCACCTTCGGTCCCGGCCAGCATGGCTTTTTCGAGGTCAGCTTCGCCGGTGGCGCGCCCGCCATCAACGCAGCCCAGGCGGAGCGCAGCCGGCAGCAGCTGATTGCCTTCGTCCGTGCCCTCCATGCGCAGGATGGCGCCCTGCCCGCGCGCACGGTGATCGCCGGCTTCAGCCAGGGCGGCATCCTCAGCGCCAGCGTGGGCCTGAGCGCGCCAGCCGACGTGGCCGGCTTTGCGGTGCTGAGCGGGCGCATCCTGCCGGAGATCGAGCCGCACCTCGCCCCGCCCGAGGCGCTTGCCGGGCTATCGGCCTTTATCGCGCACGGCGAACTCGACAACAAGCTGCCCGTCGCGTGGGCCGAGCGCGCGGACCAGTGGCTGGACGCGCTGGGCGTGCCGCATCGGTCGCGGCGCTACCCCATTGGCCATGAGCTGACCGCCGACGTGGTAGCCGATTTCGAGCAATGGCTCACCAGCGTGCTTTTTCCTGTCTAA
- a CDS encoding dioxygenase: MSTALPVLFVSHGAPTFAIEPGLAGPQLTALGRALPVPKAVLVVSPHWETRGGVRVTASTQPETIHDFGGFPRALYEIRYPAAGHPALAERTVALLAQAGFNAGLDPRRGLDHGAWVPIRHLYPDAQVPVFQVSLPQPLDPAGALALGRALAPLREQGVLIVASGSMTHNLHEFRGHGGGDAPYVAAFTQWVREAVRSAMRTGDLQPLIDYRRLAPHAERAHPTDEHFLPLLVAIGAAGVGEPMAVIDGGITYGILSMESYVLGQFRPLAAQPIAA, from the coding sequence ATGTCTACCGCACTGCCCGTCCTCTTTGTCTCCCATGGCGCGCCCACCTTCGCCATCGAGCCTGGCCTGGCCGGCCCGCAGCTCACCGCGCTGGGGCGCGCGCTGCCGGTGCCCAAGGCGGTGCTGGTGGTCTCGCCCCACTGGGAAACACGCGGCGGCGTGCGCGTGACGGCAAGCACGCAGCCCGAGACCATCCACGATTTCGGCGGCTTCCCGCGTGCCCTGTACGAGATCCGCTACCCGGCGGCCGGGCATCCGGCGTTGGCCGAGCGCACGGTGGCGCTGCTGGCGCAGGCCGGGTTCAACGCCGGGCTGGATCCGCGGCGCGGCCTGGATCACGGTGCCTGGGTGCCGATCCGCCACCTGTATCCCGATGCGCAGGTGCCGGTGTTCCAGGTGTCGCTGCCGCAGCCGCTGGACCCGGCCGGCGCGCTGGCGCTGGGCCGTGCGCTGGCGCCGCTGCGCGAGCAGGGCGTGCTGATCGTCGCCTCCGGCAGCATGACGCACAACCTCCATGAATTCCGCGGCCATGGCGGCGGCGATGCCCCTTACGTGGCGGCATTCACGCAGTGGGTGCGCGAGGCGGTGCGCAGCGCCATGCGCACCGGCGACCTGCAGCCACTGATCGATTACCGCCGTCTGGCCCCGCACGCGGAGCGCGCGCACCCGACCGACGAGCACTTCCTGCCGCTGCTGGTGGCCATCGGCGCGGCCGGGGTGGGCGAGCCGATGGCGGTGATCGACGGCGGCATCACCTACGGGATCTTGTCGATGGAATCGTATGTGCTCGGCCAATTCCGGCCGCTAGCCGCGCAGCCCATTGCGGCGTAA
- a CDS encoding class I adenylate-forming enzyme family protein has translation MYPIDFFWRAAARWPGNIAIDAPEGAIRYDALAAQVAALATALNALDNTLQSRVGICAKNSAEHIVALLAVLACGKVWVPLNPKSTQPEIRRIIDATEPSILVLDTACAGLLEGAAGARIYSGSPPPGEVSVAALIAQHAGASRPAFALPEDATQAIKFTGGTTGLPKGVMQPYRAWMTNVANQIHAWGFDEQERYIVAAPITHGTSTYLLPILAQGGCHVVLAEAGAEAVRTAFRERGGTVCFMPPTLVYMLMALPGAARADFPCLRRLIYGGAPMPPEKIREVRAFFGPVLGTTYGQTEAPQSLTVMRPADFEDERNWAAVGLPTWFSDVAIMSPDGRLLPPGEVGEVVARGDLVMSGYWRLPEKSAETLVDGWLHTGDRGLIDERGYLYLKDRLKDMVITGGFNVYPVDVENALGQHPAVHECTVFGVPDEKWGEAVQAAVQLRPGQHATEGELIAFVRERLGPVQTPKRIHFHASLPRSAVGKVLKTAVRERAIAPSAPSAPTPANESTANPS, from the coding sequence ATGTACCCGATCGATTTCTTCTGGCGTGCCGCGGCGCGCTGGCCTGGCAACATTGCGATCGACGCCCCCGAAGGCGCGATCCGCTACGACGCGCTGGCCGCCCAGGTGGCCGCGCTGGCCACGGCGCTCAATGCGCTCGACAACACCCTGCAGAGCCGCGTGGGCATTTGCGCGAAGAACAGCGCCGAGCACATCGTCGCGCTCCTGGCGGTGCTGGCCTGCGGCAAGGTCTGGGTGCCGCTGAACCCCAAGAGCACCCAGCCGGAGATCCGCCGCATCATCGATGCCACCGAGCCCTCCATCCTGGTGCTCGATACGGCCTGCGCCGGCCTGCTGGAGGGCGCGGCCGGCGCGCGCATCTATAGTGGCTCGCCGCCGCCCGGGGAGGTGTCGGTGGCCGCGTTGATCGCGCAGCATGCCGGCGCATCGCGCCCGGCCTTTGCGCTGCCGGAGGATGCCACGCAGGCGATCAAGTTCACCGGCGGCACCACCGGCTTGCCCAAGGGCGTGATGCAGCCGTACCGCGCCTGGATGACCAACGTCGCCAACCAGATCCACGCCTGGGGCTTTGATGAGCAAGAACGCTATATCGTGGCCGCGCCGATCACGCATGGCACGTCCACCTACCTGTTGCCCATCCTGGCGCAAGGCGGCTGCCACGTGGTGCTGGCCGAGGCCGGCGCCGAGGCGGTGCGCACGGCGTTTCGCGAGCGCGGCGGCACCGTGTGCTTCATGCCGCCAACGCTGGTCTACATGCTGATGGCGCTGCCCGGCGCCGCGCGCGCGGACTTCCCCTGCCTGCGCCGCCTGATCTACGGCGGCGCGCCCATGCCGCCCGAGAAGATCCGCGAGGTGCGCGCTTTTTTTGGCCCCGTGCTGGGCACCACCTACGGGCAGACCGAGGCGCCGCAGAGCCTGACCGTGATGCGCCCCGCGGATTTCGAGGACGAGCGCAACTGGGCCGCCGTGGGCCTGCCCACCTGGTTCAGCGACGTGGCCATCATGTCCCCGGACGGCCGCCTGCTGCCCCCGGGCGAGGTCGGCGAGGTGGTGGCGCGCGGCGACCTGGTGATGAGCGGCTACTGGCGCCTGCCGGAGAAATCCGCCGAGACGCTGGTGGACGGCTGGCTGCACACGGGTGACCGCGGCCTGATCGACGAGCGCGGCTACCTGTACCTCAAGGACCGGCTCAAGGACATGGTCATCACCGGCGGCTTCAACGTCTATCCGGTGGACGTGGAGAACGCGCTGGGCCAGCACCCGGCGGTGCATGAATGCACGGTGTTCGGCGTGCCCGACGAAAAATGGGGCGAGGCGGTGCAGGCCGCCGTGCAGTTGCGCCCCGGCCAGCATGCCACCGAAGGCGAACTGATTGCCTTTGTGCGCGAGCGCCTGGGCCCCGTGCAAACGCCCAAGCGTATCCACTTCCATGCGAGCCTGCCGCGCTCCGCCGTGGGCAAGGTGCTCAAGACCGCGGTGCGCGAACGCGCCATCGCCCCTTCGGCCCCATCGGCCCCGACCCCTGCCAACGAATCCACTGCGAACCCATCATGA
- a CDS encoding citryl-CoA lyase: MTSSASSTPVTRLCTHTLTSLHYRDADLVEDLMGKKTFTEVMLMQILGRAPRPVDLRITDVVLIVLMEHGLTPSAIATRLIYMSAPENLQGAVSAGLLAVGSSFVGTMENCAQLLDRIGAAADPDAEAMAIARHYKSIKSHVPGFGHHLHKPVDPRAYKLLEMGRAEPDLAGDKIRALERLSSAVDAVAGRPITINATGAVAALLGELGVPTAVMRGFAVISRAAGLVAHIVEEQQSPSGRFIWDTIEHAIPYVGEGGQQPGEGA, encoded by the coding sequence ATGACTTCCTCCGCTTCCTCCACGCCCGTCACCCGCCTTTGCACCCATACCCTTACCAGCCTGCATTACCGCGACGCGGACCTGGTCGAGGACCTGATGGGCAAGAAGACCTTCACCGAGGTCATGCTCATGCAGATCCTGGGCCGTGCGCCGCGCCCGGTGGACCTGCGCATCACCGACGTGGTGCTGATCGTGCTGATGGAGCACGGCCTCACGCCCAGCGCCATCGCCACGCGGCTGATCTACATGAGCGCGCCCGAAAACCTGCAGGGCGCCGTATCCGCTGGCCTGCTGGCCGTGGGCAGCTCCTTCGTGGGCACCATGGAGAACTGCGCGCAGCTGCTCGACCGCATCGGCGCGGCCGCCGATCCCGATGCCGAGGCCATGGCGATCGCACGCCACTACAAGTCCATCAAGAGCCATGTGCCCGGCTTTGGCCATCACCTGCACAAGCCGGTGGACCCGCGCGCCTACAAGCTGCTGGAAATGGGCCGCGCCGAGCCCGACCTGGCCGGCGACAAGATCCGCGCGCTGGAGCGCCTGTCCAGCGCGGTGGATGCCGTGGCCGGCCGTCCCATTACCATCAACGCCACCGGCGCCGTGGCTGCCTTGCTGGGTGAGCTGGGCGTGCCCACGGCCGTGATGCGCGGCTTTGCCGTGATTTCGCGCGCCGCCGGGCTGGTGGCGCATATCGTGGAGGAGCAGCAAAGCCCCTCGGGCCGCTTTATCTGGGACACCATCGAGCACGCGATCCCCTATGTGGGCGAAGGTGGGCAGCAGCCGGGGGAGGGGGCGTGA
- a CDS encoding LysR family transcriptional regulator: MDRALEMTVFTAVVDAGSFVGAVEGLRMSKAAVSRHVDALEQRLGVRLLQRTTRRLSLTEEGRIFYQRAREVLAALDDAESEITSRTQEPSGLIRINVPLTFGILHLAPLWSAFMAAYPQVDLDITLNDRVVDLVDEGYDLAVRIGDMPSSALISRKLVATRMVLCASPGYLAQHGVPTHPHELAAHRVLAYTNWSGRDEWQFDGPHGKVSVSTRARVYANNGDTCRAIALAHGGIMLQPSFMLQDDLRRGDLVELMPEFRAIEIGVYAVYPTRKQLPLKVRRLVDFLVEAFRDVSWG, translated from the coding sequence GTGGACCGTGCCCTGGAAATGACCGTATTCACCGCCGTGGTCGACGCCGGCAGCTTTGTCGGCGCGGTCGAGGGCCTGCGCATGTCCAAGGCCGCCGTCTCGCGCCATGTGGATGCACTGGAACAGCGCCTGGGCGTGCGCCTGCTGCAGCGCACCACGCGCCGGCTGTCGCTGACCGAGGAGGGGCGCATTTTCTACCAGCGCGCGCGCGAAGTGCTGGCGGCGCTGGATGATGCCGAATCCGAGATCACGTCCCGCACGCAGGAGCCCAGCGGGCTGATCCGCATCAACGTGCCGCTCACGTTTGGCATCCTTCACCTCGCGCCGCTCTGGAGCGCTTTCATGGCGGCGTATCCGCAGGTTGATCTCGATATCACCCTCAATGACCGCGTGGTGGACCTGGTCGACGAAGGCTACGACCTTGCCGTGCGCATTGGCGACATGCCAAGCTCCGCACTGATCAGCCGCAAACTGGTCGCAACCCGCATGGTGCTATGCGCGTCGCCTGGCTATTTGGCGCAGCACGGCGTGCCAACCCATCCGCATGAACTGGCCGCGCACCGCGTGCTGGCCTACACCAACTGGTCCGGGCGCGACGAATGGCAGTTCGATGGCCCGCACGGCAAGGTCAGCGTGAGCACCCGCGCCCGCGTGTACGCCAACAATGGCGACACGTGCCGCGCCATTGCGCTGGCGCATGGCGGCATCATGCTGCAGCCGAGCTTCATGCTCCAGGACGACTTGCGGCGCGGTGACCTGGTTGAACTGATGCCCGAGTTCCGCGCGATCGAGATCGGCGTCTACGCCGTGTATCCGACGCGCAAGCAGCTGCCGCTCAAGGTGCGCCGGCTGGTGGATTTCCTGGTGGAGGCGTTTCGGGATGTGTCTTGGGGCTAG
- a CDS encoding tripartite tricarboxylate transporter substrate binding protein: MTLHHASRRRLLAFAAALSLAGGLALPLHAQPTAWPTKPIKLVVGYAAGGATDVIARIIALKLGEQLGQPMVVDNRAGANSNVGAEVVAKSVPDGYTLYVYTIANTINASLYDKLGYDPQKDFEPIGLIARIPNILVVNPKLPVKTLADYIRFAKASQDGITFASSGSGSSIHLSGEMFKMQARLNMLHIPYRGSAPAVTDLLGGQVQSMFDNTPSALPHVKAGRLRAIAITSAQRSPLLPEVPTVAESGFPGFDVQSWFSLAAPAGTPRPVIERLNSALNKVLAAPDVRQRLQDLAATPEPGSPEQLRRLIAAETKRWHDVVKQSGAKAE, translated from the coding sequence ATGACCTTGCATCATGCATCGCGCCGGCGCCTGCTGGCGTTCGCGGCGGCCTTAAGCCTGGCGGGCGGCCTCGCGCTGCCGCTTCATGCCCAGCCCACTGCCTGGCCCACCAAGCCCATCAAGCTCGTGGTCGGCTACGCCGCCGGCGGCGCCACGGACGTGATCGCGCGCATCATCGCGCTCAAGCTGGGCGAACAGCTGGGCCAGCCGATGGTGGTGGACAACCGGGCGGGCGCCAACAGTAACGTGGGCGCCGAAGTGGTGGCCAAGTCCGTGCCCGATGGCTATACGCTCTACGTCTACACCATCGCCAACACCATCAACGCGTCGCTGTACGACAAGCTTGGCTACGACCCGCAAAAGGACTTCGAGCCCATCGGGCTGATCGCCAGGATTCCCAACATCCTGGTGGTGAACCCCAAGCTGCCGGTGAAAACCCTGGCCGACTACATCCGCTTTGCCAAGGCGTCGCAGGACGGCATCACCTTTGCCTCGTCGGGCAGCGGCTCGTCCATCCACCTGTCGGGCGAGATGTTCAAGATGCAGGCGCGGCTGAACATGCTGCACATCCCGTATCGGGGCAGCGCGCCGGCGGTGACCGACCTGCTGGGCGGGCAGGTCCAGTCGATGTTCGACAACACGCCTTCTGCGCTGCCGCACGTGAAGGCGGGGCGGCTGCGCGCCATTGCCATCACCAGCGCCCAGCGCTCGCCGCTGCTGCCCGAGGTGCCGACCGTTGCCGAGTCGGGCTTTCCCGGCTTTGACGTGCAATCGTGGTTCAGCCTGGCCGCGCCCGCCGGCACGCCGCGGCCGGTGATCGAGCGCCTGAACTCGGCCCTCAACAAGGTGCTGGCCGCGCCCGACGTGCGCCAGCGCTTGCAGGATCTGGCGGCCACCCCCGAGCCCGGCTCGCCAGAGCAGTTGCGCCGCCTGATCGCGGCGGAAACCAAGCGCTGGCACGACGTGGTGAAACAGTCTGGCGCCAAGGCCGAATAA
- a CDS encoding rubredoxin: MYKKGTAVEIQFSPKRLNDGAGDPYWIDLATEEAQALLALLQARLAPGSEATAAPLVFSLDEPEQEKAAAQPEAPIAAKAASAATDAFKQWVCIICGWVYDEAAGLPEDGIAPGTRWEDIPDDWRCPLCDVGKEDFAMVEF; encoded by the coding sequence ATGTACAAGAAAGGCACCGCAGTAGAGATCCAGTTTTCCCCGAAGCGCCTGAACGACGGCGCGGGCGATCCGTACTGGATCGACCTGGCCACGGAAGAGGCGCAGGCGCTGCTTGCCCTGCTGCAGGCGCGCCTGGCGCCCGGCAGCGAAGCCACGGCGGCGCCGCTTGTCTTCAGCCTGGACGAGCCGGAACAAGAGAAGGCCGCCGCGCAGCCGGAGGCCCCCATCGCGGCAAAGGCCGCATCCGCCGCCACCGATGCGTTCAAGCAATGGGTGTGCATCATCTGTGGCTGGGTCTATGACGAAGCCGCGGGCCTGCCGGAAGACGGCATCGCGCCCGGCACCCGCTGGGAAGACATCCCCGACGACTGGCGCTGCCCGCTGTGCGACGTTGGCAAGGAAGACTTTGCGATGGTGG
- a CDS encoding SDR family NAD(P)-dependent oxidoreductase — MTKPSNAGDSAAAARPPALPLDLSGRTVFVAGAGSAGPGWSIGRAASVTYARLGAQVCVVDRDAASAGETTALIRAEGGIAETFTGDVSVEAEVVRLFAAARERFGMVDVLHHNVGIGKTGGPMETTADDLDRIHAVNVRSLLLASQQVLPDMVARGRGAIIAISSVAGMRYVGYPHLAYSVTKAAVTQFTRMLAQQYAPHGVRANTVVPGLIDTPRIATTVAKMFSGTSLDEARRARAAQVPMGRMGSAWDVAHACAFLASDAAAYVTGTELVVDGGITGKFV, encoded by the coding sequence ATGACCAAGCCATCGAACGCTGGCGACAGCGCGGCGGCGGCTCGCCCGCCCGCGTTGCCGCTCGATCTTTCGGGCCGCACGGTGTTTGTCGCCGGCGCAGGCTCCGCGGGGCCGGGCTGGAGCATCGGCCGCGCGGCCAGCGTGACCTACGCGCGCCTGGGCGCGCAGGTCTGCGTGGTGGACCGCGACGCGGCCTCGGCCGGGGAAACCACGGCGCTGATCCGGGCCGAAGGCGGCATCGCCGAAACCTTCACGGGCGATGTGTCCGTGGAGGCCGAAGTGGTGCGGCTCTTTGCCGCAGCGCGCGAGCGCTTCGGCATGGTGGACGTGCTGCATCACAACGTGGGCATTGGCAAGACCGGTGGCCCGATGGAAACCACCGCGGACGACCTGGACCGCATCCACGCCGTCAACGTGCGCAGCCTGCTGCTGGCCAGCCAGCAGGTGCTGCCCGACATGGTGGCGCGCGGGCGCGGCGCCATCATCGCCATCTCGTCGGTGGCGGGCATGCGCTACGTGGGCTACCCGCACCTGGCCTACAGCGTGACCAAGGCCGCCGTGACGCAGTTCACGCGCATGCTGGCGCAGCAATACGCGCCACATGGTGTGCGCGCCAACACCGTGGTGCCGGGGCTGATCGACACGCCGCGCATCGCCACCACGGTGGCAAAGATGTTCTCCGGCACCAGCCTGGACGAGGCGCGCCGTGCGCGCGCCGCGCAAGTGCCGATGGGCCGCATGGGCAGCGCATGGGACGTGGCCCACGCCTGCGCCTTCCTCGCCTCCGATGCGGCGGCCTATGTCACCGGCACGGAGCTGGTGGTGGATGGCGGCATCACCGGGAAATTCGTGTGA
- a CDS encoding IclR family transcriptional regulator, which yields MPARSANQNVRLPDVSTKSKAILSPLPGAADATEAAEDGGSRTLRRGLQLLDAVLASGREGLRVVDLCRIAALERATVYRLLATLMESGYVAQRGRFRYVAGPRLAALAQPHATDGLAARLQPVLARVSAACGDAAFAVVREGAISHCIARHVGTHPVQILVIQVGTRQPLGVGAAGLALLAALPQDDVARSIAANAAALGHYGGMTPERMNILVRATRERGWSVIGNHATSGVLAVGMAVHSTDGEPVAGISVASTLARMPRERQQLIARAMRESLAALLPKGL from the coding sequence ATGCCTGCCCGCTCCGCCAATCAAAACGTCCGCCTGCCGGACGTTTCCACCAAGAGCAAGGCAATCCTCAGCCCCCTTCCCGGCGCCGCCGATGCCACCGAAGCCGCCGAAGACGGCGGCAGCCGCACGCTGCGGCGCGGCCTGCAATTGCTGGATGCGGTGCTGGCCAGCGGGCGCGAAGGCCTGCGCGTGGTCGACCTGTGCCGCATCGCGGCGCTGGAGCGCGCCACCGTCTACCGGCTGCTGGCTACCTTGATGGAAAGCGGCTATGTGGCGCAGCGCGGGCGCTTTCGCTACGTGGCGGGACCGCGCCTGGCGGCGCTTGCGCAGCCGCACGCCACCGATGGCCTGGCGGCGCGGCTACAGCCAGTGCTGGCGCGCGTGAGTGCCGCTTGCGGGGATGCCGCGTTCGCCGTCGTGCGCGAAGGCGCGATCTCGCACTGCATCGCGCGCCATGTCGGGACGCATCCGGTGCAGATCCTCGTGATCCAGGTCGGCACGCGCCAGCCGCTGGGCGTCGGCGCTGCCGGGCTGGCCTTGCTGGCGGCCTTGCCGCAAGACGACGTGGCGCGATCCATCGCCGCCAATGCCGCGGCCCTCGGCCACTATGGCGGCATGACGCCCGAGCGCATGAACATCCTGGTGCGCGCCACACGCGAGCGCGGCTGGTCCGTGATCGGCAATCACGCCACCAGCGGCGTGCTGGCCGTGGGCATGGCGGTGCACAGCACGGACGGCGAACCGGTGGCGGGCATCAGCGTGGCCTCCACGCTGGCCCGCATGCCGCGCGAGCGGCAGCAACTGATTGCGCGAGCCATGCGCGAATCGCTGGCGGCGCTGTTGCCCAAGGGACTCTGA